In the genome of Pontibacillus halophilus JSM 076056 = DSM 19796, one region contains:
- a CDS encoding GapA-binding peptide SR1P, with the protein MGTIVCKDCQGIIEHFEYEKVTTLYGVCGCSQHEEEE; encoded by the coding sequence ATGGGTACGATCGTATGTAAAGATTGTCAGGGGATTATTGAGCATTTCGAGTATGAGAAAGTAACAACTCTTTATGGCGTTTGCGGTTGCAGTCAACATGAGGAAGAAGAATAA